Proteins co-encoded in one Hymenobacter swuensis DY53 genomic window:
- a CDS encoding glycosyltransferase family 39 protein, producing MNPSRFLPLLLALLKFASGMLLASQAYDLHRDEYLYLDYGRHLAWGYLEVPPLTALQSWCTLALGGGWFWVKFWPLLWGSLTVYVIARAVQRLGGGTWAVVLAGLCYLVGAYARLNFLFQPNSFEVLAFTAVCYLLIRYQQEPEPRWWYGIGGLLGLALLNKYSALFFIAALGVALLLTPMRRVLATRGFWLGAGLALLLWLPNLLWQLGHSIPFRHHMELLHETQLVNVSVADFWKDQVLMNFPGVWVWVPGLVALLLGPRLRPYRAVGLTYCGGLLLLTVLHGKSYYSLGYYPILLAVGAVWWERVLGRLPRAGRVLRPALLLVPLACSVPVLPLLFTLEPPARMQAIGRRFQGTGILRWEDGHDHPLPQDFADMLGWQELADKTWAAYQALPAATRTRTLILTANYGQAGAINYYNRHRPMPAAHSFNGSYLFWQSQAPPLPWRYVLLIDDEPDNLAAHFRSFCRVEEVRNPYARERGTAILLGTAPDSVLVRRVQRERREELARWGRF from the coding sequence CTTGGGGCTACCTGGAAGTGCCTCCGCTCACGGCCCTGCAAAGCTGGTGTACGCTGGCACTGGGCGGCGGCTGGTTCTGGGTGAAGTTCTGGCCGCTGCTCTGGGGTAGCCTTACAGTGTATGTAATAGCCAGGGCCGTACAGCGGCTGGGTGGCGGGACCTGGGCCGTGGTGCTGGCGGGGCTGTGCTACCTAGTGGGCGCGTATGCCCGGCTCAACTTCCTGTTTCAACCCAATTCGTTTGAGGTGCTGGCTTTTACGGCGGTGTGCTATCTGCTGATCCGGTATCAGCAGGAGCCGGAGCCGCGCTGGTGGTACGGCATTGGCGGGCTATTGGGGCTGGCACTACTGAACAAGTATTCGGCCCTGTTCTTTATTGCCGCGTTGGGCGTTGCCCTGCTGCTTACGCCCATGCGACGGGTGCTGGCTACGCGCGGCTTCTGGCTGGGGGCCGGGCTGGCATTGCTGCTGTGGCTGCCCAACCTGCTCTGGCAGCTGGGGCACAGCATCCCGTTCCGGCACCACATGGAGCTGCTGCACGAAACCCAGCTGGTAAACGTGTCGGTAGCCGATTTCTGGAAGGACCAGGTGCTGATGAATTTTCCGGGCGTGTGGGTGTGGGTGCCGGGTTTGGTGGCCTTGCTGCTGGGCCCCCGCCTGCGGCCCTACCGCGCAGTAGGCCTGACGTATTGCGGCGGGCTGCTGCTGCTGACGGTGCTGCACGGCAAAAGCTACTATTCGCTGGGGTATTACCCCATTCTGCTGGCCGTTGGGGCCGTGTGGTGGGAGAGGGTGCTGGGCCGTCTGCCCCGGGCAGGGCGGGTGCTGCGGCCGGCGCTGCTGCTGGTGCCGCTGGCGTGCAGCGTGCCGGTGCTGCCGCTGTTGTTCACGCTGGAGCCCCCGGCCCGGATGCAGGCAATCGGCCGGCGCTTTCAGGGCACCGGAATCCTGCGCTGGGAAGACGGCCATGACCATCCGCTGCCCCAGGATTTCGCCGATATGCTGGGCTGGCAGGAACTGGCCGATAAAACCTGGGCCGCTTACCAGGCCCTGCCCGCCGCTACCCGCACCCGGACGCTCATTCTTACGGCCAACTACGGGCAGGCCGGGGCCATCAACTACTATAACCGCCACCGGCCCATGCCCGCCGCGCACAGCTTCAACGGCAGCTATTTGTTCTGGCAGAGCCAGGCCCCGCCGCTGCCTTGGCGTTACGTGCTGCTGATTGATGATGAACCCGACAACCTCGCCGCCCACTTCCGCTCGTTCTGCCGGGTAGAGGAGGTGCGCAACCCCTACGCCCGGGAGCGGGGTACGGCCATTCTGCTGGGCACCGCGCCGGATAGTGTTCTGGTGCGCCGCGTGCAGCGGGAAAGGCGGGAGGAGCTGGCCCGGTGGGGCCGATTCTAA